The following DNA comes from Hordeum vulgare subsp. vulgare chromosome 3H, MorexV3_pseudomolecules_assembly, whole genome shotgun sequence.
TGCCTAATAAAAGCTTTAATAACTAAGCTATTGCGATGCGCACCCGCCCTCTTCCAGCTAGTTTGCTTCAAAAGTCAAAAAACATACTTATAAAATAAACTAGTTCGCTTGTTCATCCACCCTCCGCCGCGCCTCCTCCACGACTCCACCCTATCTTTCCTCGTTTGCTCGTCCATGGTTACAAATGTAATTTCAGAACTTTTTCACCTATCAAAACTACTGAATTTTGGTTCTTTTGGTTTGCATTTCGGTGAAAGCACTGAAATGTTTGCTTGCAATTCTATAAGCTAatttaatatgtttttgaaagatATTCAACTCACTGAATTTCGATAATATCCGCAGACACCAAAATGATTACCTTCTGGTCAAGATATTTCAGTTCTACACAATCATTCGCCATTCGATGTTAAGAATGTCACATGCTCCATTCACAACAATGTTTACTCGGTGTTGCACTCCAATCGAGTGCACATGGAGATCCGACGGCCACAGACCATAATGGCCTAAGATGGTCGGAAAGATGCACAAGATTAATGCCTCTAATGTACGCCATATGTTACCTATTCGGCGTGGGTTAGCCTCTGGGCATGCTATCGGTCGTCGTCGTTGATAGGCGTGGTTTTTGGCGAGAAGCCAGCCTACCCTTCTTCATTCTCTGCCCTCCCGCTTCACCCTTCGCATGGAGCTCAATTGGATGTCACATGAGCATTTGGTTCCTAAGATGTTCAAAGATCTCTCATAGTTTAAACATATGTATATTAGTCTACACCGCTATAATCTAATCCAAGGCCGATGCACACATATTTTGTGTTATTTATTTCTTCTGAATCTATCATGTGTTGTTTCTTGGTAGGGCGGAAGAGCGGGAGAAGAGCCAGAATATTATCAAATGATACAAGTTGAGATGCATGAGGCAAAGCTTAAGTGTTAAGAGGTAAGAGCGTCTACAAACACACTCCTCCAAATTGACGAGCCGAACGCAAAACTGCTATCCTGACAGAAGAAAAAAAAGTTGATTCAATGGGACTCCTGAAGACATTCCTCGAGGTTTTAGTCCAGCCTAATAAACGAGGCATCACCATCTTTTGCTAACCCGCGTGGTGCCCTACAAGATTCCGAGAGTAAATTGCCAAAAACTACCATAGTTGACGCAAATGTGTTCAGTGACTACCACTTTAGATTATTAGCGAAAAACTACCAAAATTTTGCTAATCCGTTGCTAAAAACTACCAAGATTTGAAATTGTCCATTTTAACTCGTTTAATCGTTTTCTGGCAAGCCGGACCCACATGTCAGGTCGTTAACTGTGCGTGTTGACTTTTAGGCTGACTGAAGCGGACCCAATGGCGGCGACCCCGGCAGCatgttggcctcctcctccttgccgTCGCCGACCTCCAGCGCCATGCCGACCTCCAGCACAACTGGGTTGCCCCGTCTCCGGGCCCAATGGCGGCGACCCTGGATGCACGGCGCCCCCAGAAGCGAAGTCGCGGCTCAGCGCGCGCTCTCCGAAGATGTCCATGACGCGCGACCTCACGGCGCCCTTGGACACCGCGCCGAGGAACAACCGCTCGTCGAGCCCGGCGGCGCCGGCGAAGGCCAGGGACTCGCCGAGGCCGACCACCGCGCCGGCCACCGTGATCTGGTTCGCGATCTTGCTGCTCTGCCCGCTGCCGGCGGGGCCCATGTAGGTCGGCCTGTCGAGGTGCGCGAAGAGCAGGCTGGGCCAGGCGACCACGGCCTCGTCGCCGCCGGCGAGGAGGGCGAGCGTGCCGTCGCGGGCGCCGATGTCGCCGCCGGAGACGGGGCAGTCGACGGCGTGGCAGCCGGCGGCGCGCGCGGCCGCGGCGATCTCGTGCGCGAGGGCGGGGGAGGAGCTGGTGCAGTCAACGAGGACGCCGCCAGGGGTGTCCATGGTCAGCAGCTGCTCGTCCACCGTGTCCGCGAtcagcaccgccgccgccccggcctGACGCACATAACCTGTTCGATGTAATGAGGGTGAAGGGAGGTGGAAGAAAGGTCTGACGTGTGGGTCCTATCTATAATAACGGTCAAAGCTAATAGTCAACCTGACATGTGGGCCCGGCTTGCCAGAAAAAACGATTAAACGAGCTAAAATGGACAGTCACATA
Coding sequences within:
- the LOC123442075 gene encoding probable 3-hydroxyisobutyrate dehydrogenase-like 3, mitochondrial, with the translated sequence MRNFAVLSPLAGAAAAPLQRLRSVMLQIMSCHAPDHDPHVRPFFHLPSPSLHRTGYVRQAGAAAVLIADTVDEQLLTMDTPGGVLVDCTSSSPALAHEIAAAARAAGCHAVDCPVSGGDIGARDGTLALLAGGDEAVVAWPSLLFAHLDRPTYMGPAGSGQSSKIANQITVAGAVVGLGESLAFAGAAGLDERLFLGAVSKGAVRSRVMDIFGERALSRDFASGGAVHPGSPPLGPETGQPSCAGGRHGAGGRRRQGGGGQHAAGVAAIGSASVSLKVNTHS